A genomic segment from Luteolibacter ambystomatis encodes:
- a CDS encoding peptide chain release factor 3: MSASDAPTAAELKREVARRRSFAIISHPDAGKTTLTEKFLLYGGALNQAGSVTARKNQRATTSDWMELEKQRGISISSTVLQFEYKGCMVNILDTPGHKDFSEDTYRVLTAVDAAVMVVDAGKGIESQTRKLFEVCRRRGVPIFTFMNKLDRPARPPLELLDELESVLGIAAFPLNWPLGDGPRFKGVFDREHGQVHLFEKTPGGAYRAAESVKDIHDPLVTQTLDESTYRQVCDELELLEGAGAEFDIAAVEAGELTPVFFGSAANNFGVQLLLDRFLELAPPPASRESGSGKVIEPTSPEFSAFVFKIQANMNPKHRDRVSFIRIVSGKFERDMTVVHTRTGERVRLSNSQRLFAQERETVDDAYAGDVAGLVGNHDFLIGDTLSSDPKVSFDEIPRFAPECFAFLHNRSTAKYKRFQAGLEQMLKEGVVTEFNLLDAIGIAVPLLGAVGPLQFEVLQHRLENEYGAETRLENGTWSFARWMKPKDPEKTGEELPSLSMGVTLARDVHGSLVALIPHEWALKTFTDKNEDWVISDQPFPPPAKS; the protein is encoded by the coding sequence ATGTCCGCTTCCGATGCCCCCACCGCCGCCGAGCTGAAACGCGAGGTCGCCCGCCGCCGTTCGTTCGCGATCATCTCGCACCCGGACGCTGGCAAGACCACGCTGACGGAAAAATTCCTGCTCTACGGCGGTGCCCTCAACCAGGCGGGCAGCGTCACCGCCCGCAAGAACCAGCGCGCCACCACTTCCGACTGGATGGAGCTGGAAAAGCAGCGCGGCATCTCGATCAGCTCGACCGTGCTCCAGTTCGAATACAAGGGCTGCATGGTGAACATCCTGGACACCCCGGGCCACAAGGACTTCTCGGAGGATACCTACCGCGTGCTCACCGCCGTGGACGCCGCCGTGATGGTGGTGGATGCGGGCAAGGGCATCGAGAGCCAGACGCGGAAGCTCTTCGAAGTTTGCCGCCGCCGTGGTGTGCCGATCTTCACCTTCATGAACAAGCTCGACCGCCCGGCGCGTCCACCGCTTGAGCTGCTCGATGAACTGGAGTCCGTGCTCGGCATCGCTGCCTTCCCGCTGAACTGGCCGCTGGGCGATGGCCCGCGTTTCAAGGGCGTCTTCGACCGCGAGCACGGCCAGGTCCACCTTTTCGAAAAGACCCCGGGCGGGGCCTACCGCGCCGCGGAGTCCGTGAAGGACATCCACGATCCGCTGGTGACCCAGACGCTGGACGAGAGCACCTACCGCCAGGTCTGCGATGAACTGGAGCTTCTGGAGGGCGCGGGTGCGGAGTTCGACATCGCCGCCGTGGAGGCCGGCGAACTCACGCCGGTGTTCTTCGGCTCGGCTGCGAACAACTTCGGTGTCCAGCTCCTGCTCGACCGTTTCCTCGAACTCGCTCCACCACCGGCTTCGCGCGAAAGCGGCAGCGGCAAGGTGATCGAGCCCACCTCGCCCGAGTTCTCCGCCTTTGTCTTCAAGATCCAGGCGAACATGAATCCGAAGCACCGCGACCGTGTTTCGTTCATCCGGATCGTGTCCGGCAAGTTCGAGCGCGACATGACGGTGGTCCACACCCGCACCGGCGAGCGCGTACGCCTTTCCAACTCGCAGCGCCTCTTCGCTCAGGAGCGCGAAACCGTGGACGATGCCTACGCGGGAGACGTGGCGGGTCTGGTGGGCAACCATGACTTCCTGATCGGCGACACGCTTTCCAGCGATCCGAAGGTGAGCTTCGATGAGATCCCGCGCTTCGCTCCGGAGTGCTTCGCCTTCCTGCACAACCGCAGCACGGCGAAGTACAAGCGATTTCAGGCCGGTCTGGAGCAGATGCTCAAGGAAGGTGTGGTCACGGAATTCAACCTGCTGGATGCCATCGGCATCGCCGTGCCGCTGCTCGGTGCGGTCGGCCCGCTCCAATTCGAAGTGCTCCAGCACCGTCTCGAAAACGAATACGGCGCGGAAACCCGCTTGGAGAATGGCACCTGGAGCTTTGCCCGCTGGATGAAGCCGAAGGACCCGGAAAAGACCGGCGAGGAGCTGCCTTCGCTCTCGATGGGCGTCACGCTGGCCCGGGACGTCCACGGCTCGCTGGTCGCGCTGATTCCACACGAGTGGGCGCTGAAGACCTTCACGGACAAGAACGAGGACTGGGTGATCTCCGACCAGCCATTCCCGCCTCCGGCGAAGTCTTGA
- a CDS encoding TorF family putative porin yields the protein MHTSHSFLGSLLTASALACVPVMAGTISSPATEPEPFLEGNLHIGYSSDYLFRGVDSGAGLAEAGLDVSKKLGSGFTLSGGLWYGSIENSAFGDFPGVGIPDHYSELDVYGQVSKDFGFLTASVGYIWYHYADASVEVPGGSFKFINDSQEISFGISRELFYGINAGLTYYWDIETDNGGYTELSLNKTFELQKCLTLDAGAKAGYLMEESGFSHVTPMLALNYKPTSTVTISPYIAYAFALDKLDTIAPNSHDHFFGGIKMAVSF from the coding sequence ATGCACACCAGTCATTCATTCCTCGGATCTCTCCTCACGGCCTCGGCACTCGCGTGTGTCCCGGTCATGGCGGGCACGATTTCCAGCCCGGCGACGGAACCGGAGCCTTTTCTCGAAGGCAACCTCCACATCGGCTACAGTTCGGACTACCTCTTCCGCGGTGTTGACTCGGGCGCGGGTCTCGCGGAAGCCGGGCTCGATGTGTCCAAGAAGCTCGGCTCGGGCTTCACGCTCAGCGGCGGCCTCTGGTACGGTTCCATCGAGAACAGCGCCTTCGGTGACTTCCCGGGCGTGGGCATCCCCGACCACTACAGCGAACTTGATGTCTATGGACAGGTGTCGAAGGACTTCGGCTTTCTGACGGCTTCCGTCGGCTATATCTGGTACCACTATGCGGATGCCTCCGTCGAGGTGCCGGGCGGCTCTTTCAAATTCATCAATGACTCCCAGGAAATCTCGTTCGGCATCAGCCGTGAGCTTTTCTACGGAATCAATGCCGGGCTCACCTACTATTGGGACATCGAGACCGACAACGGCGGCTACACCGAACTCTCCCTGAACAAGACCTTCGAACTCCAGAAGTGCCTGACCCTCGATGCGGGTGCGAAGGCCGGCTATCTGATGGAAGAAAGCGGCTTCTCCCACGTCACCCCGATGCTGGCGTTGAACTACAAGCCGACCTCCACCGTCACGATCAGCCCCTACATCGCCTACGCGTTCGCATTGGACAAGCTGGATACCATCGCCCCGAATTCCCACGACCATTTCTTCGGCGGGATCAAAATGGCGGTGAGCTTCTGA
- a CDS encoding efflux RND transporter periplasmic adaptor subunit has translation MNAPETDHADEPPAPRRPVRLGLISLVLLALIVVGAVAGILPRLRQREETRQDTAELAETTVALISPQPGKKEDGLILPSEVTPMLQASIYARVNGYLKRWKVDIGARVKAGDVLAEIETPETDRALDQARAELGVAEVNLKLAQTTDLRWQGLLKVNAVPKQEADEKTAAVDVAKAALEAERANVHRLEELQGFQKVVAPFDGIITVRNVDIGDLINAGSGRELFHLAQTEKLRIYVRVPQTQAMGITVGQEAELLIPELPGEKFPAKVTTTSESISTTSRTLLTELQVENPKGLIRTGSYAQVRFASVSKTPLITVPSNTLIFRGEGLQLAAVDGEGIVHLKKIEIGRDFGERVEVLSGITATDRIIASPFDSLVDGMKVRVAENAIAAKAN, from the coding sequence ATGAATGCTCCGGAAACCGATCACGCCGATGAACCGCCAGCGCCCCGTCGTCCGGTAAGGCTCGGCCTGATTTCCCTCGTGCTGCTCGCGCTCATCGTGGTGGGGGCGGTGGCTGGCATCCTGCCGCGCCTGCGTCAGCGGGAAGAAACGCGCCAGGATACGGCGGAGCTCGCCGAGACGACCGTGGCTCTCATTTCACCGCAGCCGGGGAAGAAGGAGGACGGCCTGATCCTGCCTTCCGAGGTGACGCCGATGCTGCAGGCTTCCATCTACGCGCGCGTGAACGGTTACCTGAAGCGCTGGAAAGTGGACATCGGTGCTCGCGTGAAAGCCGGTGACGTGCTGGCGGAAATCGAGACGCCCGAGACCGACCGCGCGCTCGACCAAGCCCGCGCGGAACTCGGCGTGGCCGAGGTGAATCTCAAGCTCGCCCAGACCACCGACCTGCGCTGGCAGGGTCTTCTCAAGGTCAACGCCGTGCCAAAACAGGAAGCGGACGAAAAGACCGCTGCGGTGGATGTGGCGAAGGCCGCTCTGGAAGCGGAGCGGGCCAACGTGCATCGCCTCGAGGAACTCCAGGGCTTCCAGAAAGTCGTCGCACCGTTCGATGGCATCATCACCGTCCGAAACGTGGACATCGGTGATCTCATCAATGCGGGCAGTGGTCGCGAGCTTTTCCATCTCGCCCAGACCGAGAAGCTCCGCATCTACGTCCGCGTGCCGCAGACCCAGGCGATGGGCATCACCGTGGGTCAGGAGGCGGAGCTGCTGATTCCGGAGCTGCCAGGAGAAAAATTTCCGGCCAAGGTCACCACCACTTCCGAATCGATTTCCACCACCTCGCGCACGCTGCTTACGGAGCTCCAGGTCGAGAATCCGAAGGGGCTGATCCGCACCGGCAGTTACGCGCAGGTCCGCTTTGCCAGCGTGTCAAAGACGCCGCTGATCACGGTGCCATCAAACACCCTCATCTTCCGGGGAGAGGGACTCCAGCTCGCCGCGGTTGATGGGGAAGGCATTGTTCATCTCAAGAAGATCGAGATCGGCCGTGACTTCGGCGAGCGGGTCGAAGTGCTCAGCGGTATCACCGCCACCGACCGCATCATCGCGAGTCCTTTCGATTCTCTTGTGGATGGCATGAAGGTGCGGGTGGCGGAAAATGCGATTGCCGCCAAAGCAAACTGA
- a CDS encoding efflux RND transporter permease subunit, with amino-acid sequence MWIVLLALRRPLTFVVGALLLLLITPFLLIRTPTDIFPAINIPVVSVIWSYTGLSAKELEQRMVYGHERALTTTVNNIEHIESNSYDGVGVVKIFFQPGTSPDAGVAQVTAISQTILRQLPPGTTPPLVIQYNASTVPILQYGVSSSKLNEQQIQDVSTNQIRVGLISVQGAGVPLPYGGKSRLVSVDLNMQALESKNLSSQDVVAALSNQNIVYPSGTAKIGSKEYPIDVNTSPQLIEYLNELPIKTVDGAVIRIRDVAQVRDGADPQKNIVRQDGLRSTLISVLKNGNASTLDVAAGVKEAMKKTLGTLTTQDLKVTEFSDQSLFVKSAVTGVVHEGVIAAALTAIMILLFLGSWRSTIIIAISIPLAVLASLAALSALGQTINLMTLGGLALAVGILVDDATVTIENIERHLQAGEKLEDGIIKGAAEIALPAMVSTLCICIVFVPMFFLGGVAGYLFAPLAMAVVFAVLASYVLSRTLVPTLVMWFERSNKHWQNLGNHGEHKPAWWARPFVAIQKGFEAGFHRFLEFYRDVLAVLLRHRVAFIVVFLAFCVGSMGLVPMLGRDFFPTVDSGSFRLHVRAKTGTRIEETAQLVDQVEQAIRKQIPASELKGILDNIGLPNSGINLSYSDSGATGPADADIMVALKEGHRPTAEYIRQLRIDLNKQFPGVLFYFLPSDIVTQTINFGLPAPFDVQIVGRNVEGNQRAAAALAEKIRHIPGAVDVRVQQPGNLQRLEFEVDRTKASQMNLSERDVAGSILLGLSGSSQVQPGYWLDRRIGVQYVVNVRAPEYRMDSIADLQSMPITARTATNETGQLLTNLATYKRTVSSPIYSHYDVKPVVDIFGGVSGRDLAGVLDDLNPLIKEAEKTLPAGSSIVLRGQAQTMRASFIGLGVGLVMAIILIYFLLVVNFQSWLDPFIILTALFGALAGVVWGLHLTTTTLSVPAMMGAIMCLGVATANSVLVVTFARQKHQEGGDPVRAAWEAGAGRLRPVLMTAAAMIIGMVPMALGLGDGGEQNAPLGRAVIGGLIVATFATLFFVPAVFSLLHRKKAAAAPMESPETESTHLPA; translated from the coding sequence ATGTGGATCGTCCTTCTGGCTCTCCGCCGTCCGCTGACCTTCGTGGTCGGGGCTTTGCTCCTGCTGCTGATCACGCCCTTCCTGCTGATCCGCACGCCGACGGACATTTTCCCGGCGATCAATATTCCGGTGGTGAGCGTGATCTGGTCCTACACCGGCCTCAGCGCGAAGGAACTGGAGCAGCGCATGGTCTATGGCCATGAGCGCGCGCTGACCACCACGGTCAACAACATCGAGCACATCGAATCGAACTCCTACGACGGGGTGGGGGTGGTGAAGATTTTCTTCCAGCCGGGGACTTCTCCGGATGCGGGCGTGGCGCAGGTGACGGCGATTTCGCAGACGATCCTGCGCCAGCTGCCGCCGGGAACCACGCCGCCGCTGGTGATCCAGTACAACGCCTCCACGGTGCCGATCCTCCAATATGGGGTCAGCAGCAGCAAACTCAACGAGCAGCAGATCCAGGACGTCTCCACCAACCAGATCCGTGTGGGCCTGATCAGCGTGCAGGGCGCGGGCGTGCCACTGCCGTATGGCGGCAAGTCACGCCTCGTCTCGGTGGACCTGAATATGCAGGCGCTGGAGTCGAAGAACCTTTCGTCCCAGGACGTGGTCGCGGCGCTTTCCAACCAGAACATCGTCTATCCCAGCGGCACGGCGAAGATCGGATCGAAGGAATACCCGATCGACGTCAACACCAGCCCGCAGCTCATCGAGTATCTCAACGAGCTCCCCATCAAGACGGTGGATGGTGCGGTGATCCGGATCCGGGACGTGGCGCAGGTACGCGATGGCGCGGACCCGCAGAAGAACATCGTCCGGCAGGACGGCCTGCGCAGCACGCTGATCAGCGTCTTGAAAAACGGGAATGCCTCCACGCTGGATGTGGCGGCGGGCGTGAAGGAGGCGATGAAGAAAACCCTTGGCACGCTGACGACACAGGATCTCAAGGTCACCGAGTTCTCCGACCAATCGCTGTTCGTGAAATCCGCGGTGACCGGCGTGGTGCATGAGGGCGTGATCGCCGCCGCGCTGACCGCCATCATGATCCTGTTGTTCCTCGGCTCATGGCGCAGCACCATCATCATCGCGATTTCCATCCCGCTGGCGGTGCTTGCATCGCTGGCGGCATTGAGTGCGCTGGGGCAGACGATCAACCTGATGACGCTCGGCGGTCTGGCGCTGGCGGTGGGGATTCTGGTGGATGATGCCACGGTGACGATCGAGAACATCGAGCGGCATTTGCAGGCGGGAGAGAAACTGGAGGATGGCATCATCAAGGGCGCGGCGGAGATCGCGCTGCCTGCGATGGTTTCCACGCTCTGCATCTGCATCGTGTTTGTGCCGATGTTCTTCCTCGGCGGTGTGGCTGGCTACTTGTTCGCTCCGCTGGCGATGGCGGTGGTGTTCGCGGTGCTCGCCTCCTACGTGCTGTCCCGCACGCTGGTGCCCACATTGGTGATGTGGTTCGAGCGCAGCAACAAGCACTGGCAGAACCTCGGCAACCACGGTGAGCACAAGCCCGCGTGGTGGGCGCGTCCGTTCGTCGCGATCCAGAAGGGTTTCGAGGCGGGCTTCCATCGCTTCCTGGAATTCTATCGCGATGTGCTGGCGGTGCTGCTGAGGCATCGTGTGGCCTTCATCGTGGTGTTCCTCGCGTTCTGCGTCGGCTCGATGGGGTTGGTGCCGATGCTGGGCCGTGACTTCTTCCCCACGGTGGACAGCGGTTCCTTCCGCCTGCACGTGCGAGCGAAGACCGGCACCCGCATTGAGGAAACCGCACAGCTTGTCGATCAGGTGGAGCAGGCGATCCGCAAGCAGATCCCCGCCTCGGAGTTGAAAGGCATCCTCGATAACATCGGCCTGCCGAACTCGGGCATCAACCTCAGCTACAGCGACAGCGGTGCCACCGGTCCGGCGGATGCGGACATCATGGTGGCGCTCAAGGAAGGGCATCGCCCGACCGCGGAATACATCCGCCAGCTCCGCATTGACCTGAACAAACAGTTCCCCGGAGTGCTGTTCTACTTCCTGCCGTCCGACATCGTCACGCAGACGATCAACTTCGGGCTGCCCGCGCCGTTCGATGTGCAGATCGTCGGCCGCAACGTCGAAGGCAACCAACGCGCCGCCGCCGCACTGGCGGAAAAGATCCGCCACATTCCCGGTGCGGTGGACGTGCGTGTGCAGCAGCCGGGCAACCTCCAGCGCCTCGAATTCGAAGTGGACCGCACCAAGGCCTCGCAGATGAATCTTTCCGAGCGCGATGTGGCGGGATCGATCCTGCTCGGCCTCAGCGGCAGTTCGCAGGTGCAGCCGGGCTACTGGTTGGATCGCAGGATCGGAGTGCAGTATGTGGTGAACGTCCGCGCTCCGGAGTACCGCATGGATTCCATCGCCGATCTCCAGTCGATGCCCATCACCGCGCGCACGGCCACCAATGAAACCGGGCAGCTCCTGACGAATCTCGCCACCTACAAGCGCACCGTCAGTTCGCCGATCTATTCGCACTATGATGTGAAGCCGGTGGTGGACATCTTCGGTGGGGTGAGCGGTCGTGATCTCGCCGGAGTGCTCGATGATTTGAACCCGCTCATCAAGGAGGCGGAGAAGACCTTGCCCGCAGGCAGCTCGATCGTATTGCGCGGCCAGGCCCAGACGATGCGCGCCAGCTTCATCGGGCTCGGCGTGGGTCTGGTGATGGCGATCATCCTGATCTACTTCCTGCTGGTGGTGAACTTCCAGAGCTGGCTGGACCCCTTCATCATTCTCACGGCTCTATTCGGCGCGCTTGCCGGAGTAGTGTGGGGCCTGCACCTCACGACGACCACTCTCAGCGTGCCAGCGATGATGGGAGCCATCATGTGTCTCGGTGTGGCCACGGCGAACTCGGTGCTGGTGGTGACCTTCGCACGGCAGAAGCACCAGGAGGGCGGTGATCCCGTGCGGGCCGCTTGGGAGGCCGGTGCCGGACGTCTTCGTCCCGTGCTCATGACCGCCGCCGCAATGATCATTGGCATGGTGCCGATGGCCCTCGGCCTCGGGGACGGCGGTGAGCAGAACGCGCCGCTCGGGCGTGCGGTGATCGGCGGACTGATCGTCGCCACTTTCGCCACGCTGTTCTTCGTTCCTGCGGTCTTCAGTCTGCTTCATCGCAAGAAAGCTGCCGCTGCTCCCATGGAATCTCCGGAAACGGAATCCACCCATCTTCCCGCCTGA
- a CDS encoding GTP pyrophosphokinase yields the protein MKTPKQTKCCPLSEEDIQKWIDEEYPLLEEFTAMIESRVRQILTLAKIEGAQVTSRTKQKSHIKEKIIRKGYLDPRSEMMDIVGVRIVVDIESQIELISGIINEHFKVDPNHSRDKDNSLEVDQIGYRSDHFVCRLDEKRTDLLKKYNDIVFEIQLRTSLQHVWALVSHDRDYKLNVPLPREIRRSLFLYAGLLEIADRGFSALIDQIDRYKTEIDFSSENRSLMELNGITLSRFVEKWCEDNEFKVIPAAIKINAEYSKSIRELADFGILTIGQLEAIIHPRYGKTSKKQKYSTTVLGLVRDWMILHDHDKYVRLVWRRDWFLFAENQEDFNIYAALVNAEKVGKLKSSFV from the coding sequence ATGAAAACGCCCAAGCAAACTAAATGTTGCCCGCTTTCCGAAGAAGATATCCAGAAATGGATAGACGAAGAGTATCCTCTGCTGGAAGAGTTTACCGCAATGATTGAGAGTCGAGTGCGACAGATTTTGACCTTAGCTAAAATCGAAGGTGCACAAGTGACGAGCCGAACAAAACAAAAGTCGCACATTAAGGAAAAAATTATCCGAAAGGGGTATCTCGACCCGAGATCTGAGATGATGGATATCGTTGGGGTGAGGATAGTGGTAGATATCGAATCGCAGATCGAGTTGATTTCCGGAATAATAAATGAGCATTTCAAGGTTGATCCTAATCATAGTCGAGACAAGGATAACTCCCTTGAGGTGGATCAAATCGGATATAGATCGGATCACTTTGTTTGTCGATTAGATGAAAAGCGGACGGATTTACTTAAAAAATACAATGACATAGTGTTCGAGATACAACTGCGGACATCTCTCCAACATGTATGGGCTCTAGTCTCTCATGATCGTGACTATAAACTGAATGTTCCTTTGCCAAGGGAAATCCGCCGTTCCCTATTCCTTTATGCTGGGCTTTTGGAGATAGCGGATCGAGGTTTCAGTGCACTTATAGATCAAATTGATCGGTACAAAACGGAAATCGATTTTTCCTCGGAAAATCGTTCGTTGATGGAACTAAATGGAATAACATTATCCAGGTTTGTCGAAAAATGGTGTGAGGATAACGAATTTAAAGTAATCCCTGCGGCAATAAAAATAAATGCCGAGTATTCCAAATCTATACGTGAGTTGGCGGATTTTGGAATTTTGACAATCGGCCAGCTTGAAGCTATCATCCACCCGCGATATGGCAAGACATCAAAAAAACAAAAATATTCTACCACTGTTTTGGGGTTGGTTCGCGACTGGATGATTCTGCACGATCATGATAAATATGTAAGGCTGGTTTGGAGGAGAGATTGGTTTTTATTTGCCGAGAATCAAGAGGATTTCAATATTTACGCGGCATTGGTCAACGCTGAGAAAGTTGGAAAATTAAAATCCTCATTTGTATGA
- a CDS encoding DUF397 domain-containing protein, whose product MPQPNTHVEFKVSSFSKDSLRRLCVGVKMQGEKIIVGNTKIPGKTVSFTEDEWEAFIAGVKLGEFEIASLRNFSGS is encoded by the coding sequence ATGCCACAACCAAATACACATGTTGAATTCAAAGTAAGCTCATTCAGCAAAGATTCCTTACGGCGCCTTTGTGTTGGTGTTAAGATGCAAGGGGAAAAAATAATAGTCGGTAATACCAAGATTCCTGGGAAGACTGTCTCTTTTACGGAGGACGAATGGGAGGCTTTTATCGCAGGAGTCAAACTGGGCGAATTTGAAATCGCTTCGCTTAGAAATTTTTCGGGGTCTTAG
- the dnaK gene encoding molecular chaperone DnaK, which translates to MSKILGIDLGTTNSCMSVMEGGEAVVLENSEGARTTPSVVAFSKSGERLVGQAAKRQAVTNPRNTIFSAKRLIGRKYSELTEADKHMPYTIVAGPNGDAHIQVEVAGETKTYSPQEIAAMVLGKLKADAEAKLGETIKQAVITVPAYFNDSQRNATKAAGEIAGLEVLRIINEPTAAALAYGLDKKADEKIAVYDLGGGTFDISVLEIGDGVFEVLATDGDTQLGGDDWDNALIKWIVGEFKKDQGIDLSGQPDALQRIKEEAEKAKIALSSSQSYDINLPFITADQTGPKHIQLTLSRAKLEQLTDSLFERTKKPVRDCLAAAGLDASKIDELVLVGGMTRMPKVVETAKQLAGQTPHQGVNPDEVVAIGAAIQGGVLKGDVKDVLLLDVTPLTLSIETEGSRATPMIERNTTIPAKKSQVFSTASDNQPAVDIRICQGERPMFIDNKLLGNFKLDGINPARRGEPQIEVTFDIDANGILHVSAKDKQSGKEQKISIQGSSGLSKDEIERAKQEAEAHAEEDKKRMEAVDTKNKAENLVYQVEKQLSELPAEAPAELKDGIQSKVDAVKDALKNDNLDAIKSATEALEASLAELYQAAQAAQAAQAAQAAGGQGAPQAEAAPESGEPKQAKGKVVDAEVVD; encoded by the coding sequence ATGTCAAAAATTCTCGGTATCGACCTCGGCACCACCAACTCCTGTATGTCCGTGATGGAAGGCGGAGAGGCGGTCGTCCTCGAAAACTCCGAAGGCGCTCGCACCACGCCTTCCGTCGTCGCCTTCTCGAAGAGCGGCGAACGCCTCGTCGGCCAGGCCGCCAAGCGCCAGGCCGTGACGAACCCGCGCAACACCATTTTCTCCGCCAAGCGCCTGATCGGCCGCAAGTACTCGGAACTCACCGAGGCGGACAAGCACATGCCCTACACCATCGTCGCCGGTCCGAATGGCGACGCCCACATCCAGGTGGAAGTGGCCGGTGAAACCAAGACCTACTCGCCGCAGGAAATCGCCGCGATGGTCCTCGGCAAGCTGAAGGCCGATGCCGAAGCCAAACTCGGCGAAACGATCAAGCAAGCCGTCATCACGGTCCCCGCTTATTTCAACGACTCCCAGCGCAACGCCACCAAGGCCGCCGGTGAAATCGCCGGCCTGGAAGTCCTCCGCATCATCAACGAGCCGACCGCCGCGGCGCTCGCCTACGGCCTCGACAAGAAGGCCGACGAAAAGATCGCCGTGTACGACCTCGGCGGCGGCACCTTTGACATCTCCGTGCTGGAGATCGGCGACGGCGTCTTCGAAGTGCTCGCCACCGATGGCGACACCCAGCTCGGCGGTGACGACTGGGACAACGCCCTGATCAAGTGGATCGTCGGCGAGTTCAAGAAGGACCAGGGCATCGACCTTTCCGGCCAGCCGGACGCACTCCAGCGCATCAAGGAGGAAGCGGAAAAGGCGAAGATCGCGCTGAGTTCCTCGCAGTCCTACGACATCAATCTGCCCTTCATCACCGCGGACCAGACCGGTCCGAAGCACATCCAGCTCACGCTTTCCCGCGCCAAGCTGGAGCAGCTCACGGACAGCCTGTTCGAGCGCACCAAGAAGCCGGTGCGCGATTGCCTCGCGGCCGCCGGCCTTGATGCCTCGAAGATCGACGAGCTCGTGCTCGTGGGTGGCATGACCCGCATGCCGAAGGTGGTGGAAACCGCCAAACAGCTCGCCGGCCAGACCCCGCACCAGGGTGTGAACCCGGATGAAGTCGTCGCCATCGGCGCGGCCATCCAGGGCGGCGTGCTCAAGGGCGACGTGAAGGACGTGCTCCTCCTCGATGTGACCCCGCTCACGCTTTCGATCGAAACCGAAGGCTCCCGCGCCACGCCGATGATCGAGCGCAACACCACCATCCCGGCCAAGAAGTCGCAGGTGTTCTCCACCGCGTCCGACAACCAGCCGGCCGTGGACATCCGCATCTGCCAGGGCGAACGCCCGATGTTCATCGACAACAAGCTGCTCGGAAACTTCAAGCTGGACGGCATCAACCCGGCCCGCCGCGGTGAGCCGCAGATCGAGGTGACCTTCGATATCGACGCCAACGGCATCCTCCACGTCTCCGCGAAGGACAAGCAGTCCGGCAAGGAGCAGAAGATCTCGATCCAGGGTTCCTCCGGTCTCTCCAAGGACGAGATCGAGCGCGCCAAGCAGGAAGCCGAGGCCCACGCCGAGGAAGACAAGAAGCGCATGGAAGCCGTCGACACCAAGAACAAGGCCGAAAACCTCGTTTACCAGGTCGAAAAGCAGCTCTCCGAACTGCCCGCCGAAGCTCCCGCCGAACTCAAGGACGGCATCCAGAGCAAGGTGGACGCCGTGAAGGACGCGCTGAAGAACGACAACCTCGACGCGATCAAGTCTGCCACCGAGGCCCTCGAAGCCTCGCTCGCCGAGCTCTACCAAGCCGCCCAAGCCGCCCAAGCCGCCCAAGCAGCGCAGGCCGCCGGTGGCCAGGGTGCCCCGCAGGCCGAGGCCGCTCCGGAATCCGGAGAGCCGAAGCAGGCCAAGGGCAAGGTCGTCGACGCCGAAGTTGTTGATTGA
- a CDS encoding co-chaperone GroES, whose protein sequence is MASIKPLGQRVLVKRIEADAISAGGIVLPDTAKEKPQEAEVLSLGTGGKDEDGKTIEFTVKVGDKVLISKYGGTEVKIDGQEVLIINESDILGIVG, encoded by the coding sequence ATGGCTAGCATCAAACCCCTCGGTCAGCGTGTCCTCGTGAAGCGCATCGAAGCCGACGCGATCAGCGCCGGTGGCATCGTCCTTCCCGACACCGCCAAGGAAAAGCCGCAGGAAGCGGAAGTCCTCTCCCTCGGCACCGGCGGCAAGGACGAAGACGGCAAGACCATCGAATTCACCGTGAAGGTGGGCGACAAGGTCCTCATCTCCAAATACGGCGGCACCGAAGTGAAAATCGACGGCCAGGAAGTGCTCATCATCAACGAGAGCGACATCCTCGGCATCGTTGGCTGA